A window of the Desulforapulum autotrophicum HRM2 genome harbors these coding sequences:
- a CDS encoding integrase, with protein sequence MDTDNLKVIPTLTLDDRFNLLLHKKIMNKKGSAKRASKKYYKDQYQKTGIIPGPLLLVEKKVMEGRKCSGRPRSFSEQVRRRFIEMVKESCDPSSQRFIFITHKARTIKNYHHWLEKEFKKRISIHALRHCVYRENLKSYLNKPDFEDDIPVKNSFKPEPVFDLIQMDGCIFRYFKIRNDKGHWQKPQVIEFYDTGSRYMFVLDAYFSESSWNSVNLFTKFLLDRPFPQKKIRIRPDNAKGFLNLKRPINDLNLKHSTPNGFYMEPDFSRIHAPKDKAHLESSHRSLHNFEIRIIKAFEKRIVKTEPGYIFKKGKQEKITVTLLDINLDELKTSSLMEKYRHEHNCTRHYFSEKGKVSAWVPDKKLTDFFKTFTSTLTFCTDQVKEHMKYGFRKTKATVSKQKTIRFENQDYYVTMGVDKFSSHKSTPVQISRYNDKLFLFEPREDGIFWGEALARKPFEKPLKVLTILPDKNELDQIIAFLEHNSMVVDRPLLIKNYKKGLSMPMAKQILQHNQKRYTTYIKKMQQPTNIKGAVLFNAFILDCESHYRRIHVAPYAFSGEI encoded by the coding sequence ATGGACACGGATAACCTGAAGGTCATACCTACTCTGACGCTTGATGACCGTTTCAATCTTTTGCTCCATAAAAAGATCATGAACAAAAAAGGCTCGGCCAAACGAGCAAGTAAAAAATATTACAAAGATCAATATCAAAAAACCGGCATTATTCCGGGGCCACTCCTACTTGTGGAAAAGAAGGTCATGGAGGGCCGCAAGTGCAGTGGACGTCCCCGTTCTTTCTCCGAACAGGTCCGCAGACGTTTTATAGAAATGGTAAAAGAGTCGTGTGATCCGTCAAGCCAACGGTTCATCTTTATTACCCATAAGGCAAGAACCATTAAAAATTATCACCACTGGCTTGAGAAAGAGTTCAAAAAGAGGATCTCCATCCATGCCCTCAGGCACTGTGTTTACCGTGAAAACCTCAAATCATATTTGAATAAACCAGATTTCGAGGACGATATTCCGGTCAAAAATAGTTTTAAACCAGAACCGGTGTTTGATCTGATCCAGATGGATGGCTGTATTTTTAGATATTTTAAGATCAGAAACGACAAGGGTCATTGGCAAAAGCCCCAGGTCATAGAATTTTATGATACGGGCTCTCGTTATATGTTTGTCCTGGATGCGTATTTTTCCGAAAGCAGTTGGAACTCCGTGAACCTGTTCACCAAATTTTTACTGGATAGGCCATTTCCCCAAAAAAAGATTCGTATCCGGCCGGATAATGCCAAGGGCTTTTTAAATCTTAAGCGCCCCATCAACGACTTGAATTTGAAACATTCCACCCCGAACGGGTTTTATATGGAACCTGATTTCTCAAGGATCCATGCTCCCAAGGATAAGGCTCACCTGGAATCATCCCACCGCAGCCTTCATAATTTTGAAATCCGAATCATCAAGGCGTTTGAAAAAAGGATCGTAAAGACAGAGCCCGGGTACATCTTCAAAAAAGGAAAACAAGAAAAAATCACCGTTACCCTCCTTGATATAAATTTGGATGAGTTAAAAACAAGCTCACTTATGGAGAAATATCGCCATGAACACAACTGTACACGCCACTATTTCTCTGAAAAAGGAAAAGTCAGTGCCTGGGTGCCGGATAAAAAGCTCACAGACTTTTTTAAAACATTTACCAGCACACTGACCTTTTGTACTGATCAGGTCAAGGAGCACATGAAATATGGATTTAGAAAAACAAAAGCCACGGTATCAAAGCAGAAGACCATCAGATTTGAAAATCAGGATTACTATGTGACCATGGGTGTAGACAAGTTCAGCTCCCATAAAAGTACACCCGTTCAGATATCCAGATACAATGACAAGCTTTTCCTTTTTGAGCCCAGGGAGGATGGTATTTTTTGGGGAGAAGCCCTTGCCCGAAAGCCCTTTGAAAAGCCGTTAAAAGTATTGACCATATTGCCGGACAAAAATGAGCTGGATCAGATCATCGCCTTTTTGGAGCACAACAGCATGGTCGTCGATCGGCCCCTCCTGATTAAAAATTATAAAAAAGGTCTTTCCATGCCCATGGCAAAGCAAATCCTTCAGCATAACCAGAAAAGATACACCACCTATATAAAAAAGATGCAGCAACCCACGAATATAAAAGGGGCAGTGCTGTTCAATGCTTTTATTCTCGATTGTGAAAGCCATTATCGAAGAATCCATGTGGCACCGTATGCGTTTTCTGGAGAAATATGA
- a CDS encoding chemotaxis protein CheX has protein sequence MKKRLMTAMKTSISEIMETMFFMPVEFGREVTLTQCKMDKKNNLACRLAFTGDASGSLILMAPEILMAEMAGNFMGEPSENLSEDHISGTLTEMLNMVCGNALSKTDSKVPFELGIPRMMDTSEISENQVFTIIETTESKMAIAVIID, from the coding sequence ATGAAGAAGCGTTTGATGACAGCGATGAAAACTTCGATTTCTGAAATCATGGAAACCATGTTTTTTATGCCGGTGGAATTTGGCCGGGAAGTAACCCTCACACAGTGTAAAATGGATAAAAAAAATAATCTGGCCTGCCGGCTGGCATTTACAGGGGATGCTTCCGGGAGTTTAATTCTTATGGCACCTGAAATTCTGATGGCAGAAATGGCTGGGAATTTCATGGGAGAACCCAGTGAAAACCTTTCAGAAGATCATATTTCAGGAACATTAACAGAGATGCTGAACATGGTCTGCGGCAATGCCTTAAGTAAAACAGATTCTAAAGTTCCGTTTGAACTGGGTATCCCTAGGATGATGGATACATCGGAAATTTCCGAGAACCAAGTATTTACCATTATTGAAACCACCGAATCAAAAATGGCAATTGCCGTAATAATAGACTAA
- a CDS encoding HDOD domain-containing protein produces the protein MKQIKDLKPIPAVANQLLAVVDNPDSSIEDIANVIQYDLVITASILKTCNSAYFGLKNPVESIKDAVNLLGTDQVIELAVIKSGVKALSGSQEGYGLTQGEMWKYSVSSAVAAKQVAVKLSLKNKNTLFTAALIKDIGKIILEKHVSNASQEITHLVETQNVSFLEAEKEILGIDHAELGAMIAKTWKLSPRIVNIIRHHHLADEGKIYDKEIAAVYLADCICMMMGNGVGSDGLAYRFKHQVMKVLNLSATDVLIIIAEFGINMQEVELLLHMT, from the coding sequence ATGAAACAAATCAAAGATCTGAAACCTATTCCAGCTGTGGCAAATCAACTGTTGGCTGTGGTGGATAACCCGGACAGCTCCATCGAGGATATTGCCAATGTGATCCAATATGATCTTGTAATCACTGCAAGCATTTTAAAAACGTGCAATTCTGCCTATTTTGGTCTTAAAAATCCGGTTGAATCCATTAAAGATGCCGTCAATCTGCTGGGTACAGATCAGGTGATTGAACTTGCAGTCATAAAATCAGGTGTCAAAGCACTTTCAGGCAGTCAGGAGGGCTATGGTTTAACCCAAGGAGAGATGTGGAAGTATTCCGTGTCTTCAGCGGTGGCCGCCAAACAGGTTGCCGTGAAATTATCTTTAAAAAATAAAAACACCCTGTTTACCGCCGCTCTGATCAAAGATATTGGGAAAATTATTTTGGAAAAACATGTATCAAATGCGTCCCAGGAAATTACGCATTTGGTTGAAACTCAAAACGTCAGCTTCCTGGAAGCAGAGAAAGAGATTCTGGGCATCGATCATGCCGAGCTGGGTGCGATGATTGCAAAAACATGGAAGCTAAGCCCCCGGATAGTCAACATCATTCGTCACCATCACCTGGCCGACGAAGGCAAAATTTACGACAAGGAAATTGCAGCGGTTTATCTCGCTGACTGCATCTGCATGATGATGGGAAACGGTGTGGGATCTGATGGCCTTGCATACCGGTTCAAACATCAGGTGATGAAAGTTCTTAATCTGTCTGCAACGGATGTTTTAATCATTATTGCAGAATTTGGCATCAACATGCAGGAAGTTGAACTGCTCTTACATATGACCTAA
- a CDS encoding CHC2 zinc finger domain-containing protein, whose protein sequence is MPKKFSSQELFELRNFIPVEMLIREQLEMPSKISEGFFRFLCPICNEFQTAINPATNLARCFRCEKNFNTIDLVMTVQRIGFKESVLFLKRLMVKVPNQNKDARQGLQNFIGGIGQTMPGGLG, encoded by the coding sequence ATGCCAAAAAAATTTTCATCCCAAGAGTTGTTTGAATTAAGAAATTTTATCCCTGTGGAGATGTTGATAAGGGAGCAACTGGAAATGCCATCAAAAATCAGTGAAGGCTTTTTCCGTTTTCTGTGCCCGATCTGTAATGAATTCCAGACAGCCATAAACCCAGCCACCAACCTGGCCCGGTGCTTTCGATGTGAAAAAAACTTCAACACCATCGATCTTGTGATGACTGTTCAGAGAATCGGGTTTAAAGAGAGCGTTCTGTTCTTAAAACGCCTGATGGTCAAAGTTCCGAATCAGAACAAAGATGCCAGACAGGGGTTGCAAAATTTTATCGGAGGCATCGGCCAGACCATGCCGGGAGGATTAGGATAA
- a CDS encoding bacteriohemerythrin — protein sequence MTLVFVWKEKYAVGEPTLDKQHRYLFDLGNEIQTADKNQAKTYVMKLYKYATDHFKTEETHMKQIQYPDVKNHRKLHDQFITDLNTLSENFSIESFDEFKKFLYLWLINHILNEDNKYFIFANRHREKANL from the coding sequence ATGACCCTTGTATTTGTATGGAAAGAAAAATATGCGGTGGGAGAGCCGACGCTTGATAAACAGCATCGGTATTTATTTGATCTGGGTAATGAAATACAAACCGCCGATAAAAATCAGGCAAAAACCTATGTGATGAAATTATATAAATATGCCACCGATCATTTTAAAACCGAAGAAACTCATATGAAGCAGATTCAATATCCGGATGTGAAAAACCATAGAAAACTGCATGATCAATTCATTACAGATTTAAACACTCTCTCTGAAAATTTTTCAATCGAATCTTTTGATGAATTTAAAAAATTCCTATACCTCTGGCTGATCAATCATATTCTCAATGAAGACAATAAATATTTTATTTTTGCCAATCGTCATAGGGAAAAAGCAAACCTTTGA
- a CDS encoding methyl-accepting chemotaxis protein, whose translation MKNLSLGLKITSGFALLILIAGALGIMAIWNMNKVKTQSTMLANEYVPEVDVAVELRGAANRVMFEMRGYEFTEDERFYVEAQKELKALEKALEKARTLEAKSPNLKAFKGQIEMATQAVEDYKMFVQQTVETNAKLAEGRNILNSAAEEYMTSSNEFLAEQNEKLKIDLGERQKKIAIVSLLTEAGSTTRVLNFKSQALGDPKLMDKAINTIGGITGLITDLRKITRSAEDIQRIDLTESAARSYQSAMGQFLAEYKKGNMANRAILDDFRRIMDENADIYVKNCDAFLNQQQDMLTKDMLERQDKINLVNDIINIGNSARIGASKSQALRSLKVMEEALSNFSKLDRDLEALKAITRSVEGLKRIDEVSAAGNTYKTAMADFIKNWQILQEIGTKREAAGNIVKNACNTTADAGMTATDRIAKDAVNSLSTASMFMIIGLIIALIVSALVAFFITKSITGPINRIIAGLNEGSDQVASASSQVSSSSQSMAEGASQQAASIEETSSSMEEMSSMTKKNAENANHADGLMKETNKVVRTANESMGQLTKSMEDISKASEETSKIIKTIDEIAFQTNLLALNAAVEAARAGEAGAGFAVVADEVRNLAMRAADAAKNTAAMIEGTVKKVSDGSELVSRTNDAFGKVADSSIKVGDIVSEITEASKEQSNGIEQVNIAITEMDKVVQQNAANAEESASASEEMNAQAEQLKDYVSELVMLVTGKRNQGSQNQIKTISSKPKTARAGKNKMLAHNSKEVRPDQVIPFDDDNDFENF comes from the coding sequence ATGAAAAACCTAAGTTTAGGATTAAAGATCACATCAGGATTTGCCCTTTTGATCCTGATCGCCGGTGCATTAGGGATAATGGCCATCTGGAATATGAACAAAGTGAAAACACAGAGCACCATGCTGGCGAATGAATATGTTCCTGAAGTGGATGTTGCAGTTGAACTCCGGGGTGCTGCAAACCGGGTCATGTTTGAAATGAGAGGGTATGAATTTACCGAGGACGAACGGTTCTACGTAGAAGCTCAGAAAGAATTAAAGGCATTGGAAAAAGCATTGGAAAAAGCGCGCACCCTTGAGGCAAAATCACCGAATCTTAAGGCATTCAAGGGCCAGATCGAAATGGCAACCCAGGCGGTTGAAGACTACAAAATGTTTGTTCAGCAGACTGTGGAGACCAATGCAAAATTAGCTGAAGGCAGGAATATCCTGAATTCAGCGGCCGAAGAATACATGACCAGCAGCAACGAATTTCTGGCCGAACAGAATGAAAAGCTCAAAATTGACCTGGGTGAGCGCCAGAAAAAAATAGCGATTGTTTCTTTGCTTACTGAAGCAGGATCTACCACAAGGGTGCTGAACTTCAAATCCCAGGCCCTGGGTGATCCGAAACTGATGGACAAGGCCATAAACACCATCGGCGGTATCACAGGCCTTATCACTGATTTAAGAAAAATAACCCGGTCTGCGGAGGACATTCAACGCATTGATCTCACAGAATCCGCCGCTCGAAGTTACCAGTCTGCCATGGGCCAGTTTTTGGCAGAGTACAAAAAAGGAAATATGGCAAATCGTGCTATCCTGGATGATTTCCGCCGGATTATGGATGAAAATGCCGACATCTATGTAAAAAACTGCGATGCGTTTTTAAACCAGCAGCAGGATATGCTGACAAAGGATATGCTGGAAAGACAGGATAAAATAAACCTGGTTAATGATATTATTAATATAGGAAATTCAGCCAGGATCGGTGCCTCCAAATCCCAGGCCCTGCGCAGCCTCAAAGTGATGGAAGAGGCACTGAGCAATTTTTCAAAGCTTGACAGAGATCTTGAAGCACTCAAAGCAATAACCCGTTCAGTTGAGGGCCTTAAACGGATAGACGAAGTGAGTGCCGCCGGGAATACCTATAAAACGGCCATGGCGGATTTTATTAAAAACTGGCAGATTTTACAGGAAATTGGAACAAAAAGAGAAGCGGCCGGGAATATCGTTAAAAATGCCTGTAATACAACCGCTGATGCCGGTATGACAGCCACGGACAGGATCGCCAAGGATGCTGTGAATTCCCTTTCCACTGCGTCTATGTTCATGATTATCGGGTTGATAATCGCCTTGATTGTCAGTGCCCTGGTTGCATTTTTTATCACCAAAAGTATCACCGGACCGATTAATCGCATCATTGCCGGCTTGAATGAGGGATCAGATCAGGTGGCATCCGCCTCAAGCCAGGTATCTTCCTCCAGTCAATCCATGGCAGAAGGCGCTTCTCAACAGGCAGCCTCCATAGAAGAAACCTCCTCTTCCATGGAAGAGATGTCTTCGATGACCAAAAAAAATGCTGAAAATGCAAACCATGCAGATGGCTTGATGAAAGAGACCAATAAGGTTGTAAGGACGGCCAACGAATCCATGGGACAACTCACAAAATCAATGGAAGATATTTCCAAAGCCAGTGAAGAAACCTCTAAAATCATTAAAACCATTGATGAAATTGCCTTTCAAACAAATCTGCTGGCCCTTAACGCTGCAGTGGAAGCGGCAAGAGCCGGGGAAGCCGGTGCCGGATTCGCTGTGGTTGCCGATGAAGTGAGAAATCTTGCCATGCGAGCAGCAGATGCGGCAAAGAATACAGCGGCAATGATTGAAGGCACCGTTAAAAAAGTAAGTGACGGGTCTGAACTGGTTTCCAGGACAAACGATGCATTTGGTAAAGTTGCCGATAGTTCTATCAAAGTCGGTGACATTGTTTCTGAAATAACGGAAGCCTCCAAAGAGCAGTCCAATGGTATTGAACAGGTGAATATTGCCATAACAGAGATGGATAAAGTGGTTCAGCAGAATGCTGCCAATGCAGAAGAATCTGCATCTGCATCGGAAGAGATGAATGCCCAGGCAGAACAACTCAAGGACTATGTGAGTGAGCTTGTCATGCTGGTTACAGGGAAAAGGAACCAGGGCAGCCAGAATCAGATAAAAACCATTTCTTCTAAACCAAAAACAGCCAGGGCAGGAAAGAATAAAATGCTGGCGCATAATTCAAAAGAAGTTCGACCTGATCAGGTTATTCCTTTTGATGATGATAATGATTTTGAAAATTTTTAA
- a CDS encoding chemotaxis protein CheA translates to MPEKITPENPTAAILDSFEQLEKKLGEFSQMIGRFCPGEISDLGIMLNSLDEIIDLSKEIEPHTFHQISIACKGYVEKMTLENLDNTGPIEEGLVLLKSILNHLKRGEPFTFDYSDILDLLEDNSTGEQKTKGIELEEAPAIKIQPGPEKISDDDMEILMDFVSEALENLDTIEVNLIDLEQDPSNMEIINDIFRPFHTIKGVSGFLSLTKINKLAHATENLLDSARSGEFLINARATDVILESVDTLKTLIARINQGTDKGFMQPDDDIDVNDLRDKLQTLQVSLTKGNKEPLGSILVKKRMVDQNALDQALDTQKNQPGKKIGEILVEGKKVQANQVASALIEQNQPRKKVDAQVKVSTQKLDDLVDYAGELVIAQSMLKQKTINDPSLSQNVSQLGQIVTNMQNIAMSMRMIPIKATFMKMIRLVRDLAKKSGKEVNLNMAGEDTEIDRNVVDALYEPMVHMIRNSCDHGIESASDRLEKGKPSQGEIILRAYHRGGHILIEIEDDGKGLDKKTILEKAKETGLITGNEQLTDAQVYDLILQPGFSTAKTITDVSGRGVGMDVVKSGIEKFRGQLNIASEKGRGTKFTISLPLTLAIIDGMLVRVDEEKYVIPTIAIQKAFKPGKEDYFTIKGKGEMVKDRGSLIPMIRLNEIYDSSKHKKSVQDGLVVVVESKDEKRALFIDELLGKDEYVIKSLGSNLEEVNGISGGAILADGRVGLILDIHGIFSIVSKG, encoded by the coding sequence ATGCCGGAGAAGATCACACCTGAAAATCCAACTGCCGCCATACTTGATTCTTTTGAACAATTAGAAAAAAAACTGGGTGAGTTCAGCCAAATGATCGGTCGTTTTTGTCCGGGAGAGATTTCTGATCTTGGCATCATGCTCAATAGTCTGGACGAAATCATTGACCTTTCAAAGGAAATTGAACCCCACACATTTCATCAAATTAGTATCGCCTGTAAAGGCTATGTAGAAAAAATGACCTTGGAAAATTTAGATAACACCGGCCCGATTGAAGAGGGTCTGGTACTCCTTAAATCAATATTAAATCATTTAAAAAGGGGAGAACCCTTTACCTTTGATTATTCTGATATTTTAGACTTATTAGAAGATAATTCTACAGGAGAACAAAAAACCAAAGGGATAGAACTTGAAGAGGCACCTGCAATTAAAATTCAGCCAGGTCCAGAAAAGATATCAGATGATGATATGGAAATCCTGATGGATTTTGTATCTGAAGCCCTGGAAAATCTGGATACCATTGAGGTAAATTTAATTGATCTGGAGCAGGACCCTTCCAATATGGAGATTATCAACGATATCTTTCGCCCCTTTCATACAATTAAAGGGGTGTCTGGATTTTTATCCCTGACCAAAATAAACAAACTTGCCCATGCCACAGAAAATCTTTTAGACAGTGCCCGCAGCGGAGAATTTTTAATTAATGCCAGGGCCACGGATGTCATCCTTGAATCAGTTGACACGTTAAAAACCCTCATTGCCAGGATCAACCAGGGAACAGACAAAGGATTCATGCAGCCGGATGATGATATTGATGTGAATGACTTAAGGGATAAACTTCAAACCCTTCAGGTTTCTTTAACAAAAGGAAACAAGGAACCTTTGGGATCAATCCTAGTCAAGAAAAGAATGGTTGATCAGAATGCCCTTGACCAGGCCCTTGATACCCAGAAAAATCAACCCGGGAAAAAAATTGGAGAAATACTGGTTGAAGGAAAAAAGGTTCAAGCCAATCAGGTCGCCTCAGCTTTGATCGAACAAAACCAGCCTAGAAAGAAAGTTGATGCACAGGTCAAGGTGAGCACTCAAAAGCTGGATGACCTGGTGGATTATGCAGGAGAGCTTGTTATTGCCCAGTCCATGTTGAAACAAAAGACCATAAATGATCCATCACTCAGCCAAAATGTGTCTCAATTGGGACAAATCGTCACCAATATGCAGAATATTGCCATGTCCATGCGAATGATCCCCATAAAAGCCACTTTTATGAAAATGATACGACTTGTCAGGGATTTAGCAAAAAAATCCGGCAAAGAAGTCAATTTGAACATGGCGGGAGAAGATACTGAGATAGACAGAAATGTGGTCGATGCCCTTTATGAACCCATGGTGCATATGATCAGAAATTCCTGTGATCATGGGATTGAATCTGCATCAGACCGCCTTGAAAAAGGAAAGCCGTCCCAGGGTGAAATTATTCTTCGCGCCTATCATAGGGGGGGGCATATCCTTATAGAAATTGAAGATGACGGCAAGGGGCTTGATAAAAAAACAATCCTTGAAAAGGCAAAGGAGACCGGTCTTATCACCGGCAATGAACAACTGACTGATGCGCAGGTGTATGATTTAATTCTTCAACCTGGGTTTTCCACGGCAAAAACGATTACGGATGTGTCAGGCAGGGGTGTCGGCATGGATGTGGTCAAGTCCGGCATAGAAAAATTCAGAGGGCAATTGAACATTGCCTCGGAAAAAGGCAGGGGCACAAAATTTACAATTAGCCTGCCTTTGACCCTTGCGATTATTGACGGGATGCTGGTCCGGGTTGATGAAGAGAAATATGTGATTCCAACAATCGCCATTCAAAAAGCGTTTAAGCCTGGAAAAGAGGATTATTTTACGATTAAGGGTAAAGGCGAGATGGTCAAAGACCGTGGCAGTCTGATTCCCATGATTCGTTTAAATGAAATTTATGATAGCAGTAAGCACAAGAAATCGGTTCAAGACGGCCTTGTGGTTGTTGTGGAATCAAAAGATGAAAAAAGAGCACTGTTCATCGATGAACTGCTAGGTAAGGATGAATATGTCATTAAAAGCCTGGGCAGCAATCTTGAAGAAGTAAATGGGATATCTGGCGGTGCGATCCTTGCGGATGGAAGAGTGGGGTTGATTCTGGATATCCATGGCATTTTTTCTATTGTTTCAAAAGGATAA
- a CDS encoding ATP-binding protein, whose protein sequence is MKRKEDFINDKRRISYLGATYNRIYRRQSVLIEGDYGVGKTRFLKLLQPKKLHAVWVESLFNIHETLASILKKLNYDTIATYRRTPQYLEMICSLSNCFILIDEANDLDPRVWPYLKRVIDAGVPIVFAGLPKVRTFLTREHPDILSRLKTLILYPIVVEDFIVEYKDIEQEAIEQIYMTTKGDMRKFREICTDCRDRAKELKYTFVDINLALEFLSDLPPQ, encoded by the coding sequence ATGAAACGAAAAGAAGATTTTATAAATGACAAACGCCGCATTTCTTATCTGGGGGCCACATATAACCGAATCTATCGTAGGCAGAGCGTCTTGATCGAGGGTGATTATGGCGTGGGTAAAACCCGTTTCTTGAAATTGCTGCAACCGAAAAAACTTCATGCCGTCTGGGTGGAGTCACTGTTCAACATACATGAAACCCTGGCATCGATTTTAAAGAAGCTAAATTACGACACAATCGCCACCTACCGGCGAACCCCTCAATATTTGGAAATGATATGCAGTCTGTCCAACTGCTTTATTTTAATCGACGAGGCAAACGATCTTGATCCCCGGGTCTGGCCCTACCTCAAAAGGGTTATCGATGCCGGTGTTCCCATTGTATTTGCAGGATTACCAAAGGTGAGGACCTTTTTAACCCGCGAGCATCCAGACATCCTCAGCCGCTTGAAAACGCTTATTCTATACCCGATTGTGGTAGAAGATTTCATTGTCGAGTACAAGGATATTGAACAGGAGGCCATTGAACAGATTTATATGACGACCAAAGGCGATATGAGAAAATTCAGAGAAATTTGTACAGACTGCAGGGACAGAGCAAAGGAGTTGAAATACACCTTTGTTGACATCAATCTTGCCTTGGAATTTCTCTCTGATCTTCCTCCTCAATAA
- a CDS encoding response regulator: MSYSILIVDDSLPMRSVIKRTLRAAGYGTSELLEAANGQEALELMKNSWVDIVMTDYNMPVMDGLEFIKTIKSNELSKDIPVVVISTEGNASKIKEFMDCGAAGYITKPFTAEVIRDLIVDILGEVSYEEAFDDSDENFDF, translated from the coding sequence ATGTCATATTCAATATTGATCGTGGATGATTCTTTACCCATGCGATCAGTTATAAAACGAACGCTGAGGGCCGCAGGTTATGGTACGTCGGAATTGCTTGAAGCGGCCAACGGGCAGGAAGCACTTGAACTGATGAAAAATAGCTGGGTCGATATTGTGATGACAGATTACAATATGCCCGTCATGGATGGACTTGAATTTATTAAAACCATAAAATCAAATGAATTATCAAAAGATATTCCGGTCGTTGTAATTTCAACAGAGGGCAATGCATCTAAAATCAAAGAATTTATGGATTGCGGTGCTGCTGGGTATATCACCAAACCGTTTACTGCTGAAGTGATAAGAGATTTAATTGTCGATATTCTTGGAGAAGTAAGTTATGAAGAAGCGTTTGATGACAGCGATGAAAACTTCGATTTCTGA
- a CDS encoding chemotaxis protein CheD, with protein sequence MKQIVGVADMKVSNNPDESIITYSLGSCIGLVIYDPAVRVGGILHYMLPESSIDKTKATARPYMFADSGIPRLFKTAYSLGAAKQRMRVYVAGGAEILDQAGFFNIGKRNYMALKKMFFKNNVMINKQDVGGNTNRTVRLEIGTGDIYVKTSGAKEVRI encoded by the coding sequence ATGAAACAGATCGTTGGCGTTGCAGACATGAAGGTGAGCAATAACCCGGATGAATCGATTATCACGTATTCCCTTGGTTCCTGTATCGGGCTTGTCATTTACGATCCTGCTGTTAGGGTTGGCGGAATCCTGCACTACATGCTCCCCGAGTCTTCCATTGACAAGACAAAGGCAACTGCAAGACCCTATATGTTCGCTGATTCAGGGATACCCCGGTTGTTTAAAACCGCTTATAGTTTGGGGGCAGCGAAACAACGAATGAGGGTTTATGTTGCAGGCGGCGCAGAGATTCTGGATCAAGCAGGTTTTTTCAACATCGGCAAAAGAAATTACATGGCCCTTAAAAAAATGTTTTTTAAGAACAATGTGATGATCAACAAGCAGGATGTCGGCGGAAATACCAATCGAACCGTCAGGCTTGAAATAGGGACAGGAGACATTTATGTAAAAACGTCCGGAGCCAAAGAGGTGAGAATATGA
- a CDS encoding chemotaxis protein CheW, with amino-acid sequence MDQLAKTMDQAIKTTTIKTGKYLTFSLDEEEYGICILKVKEIIGMMPITAVPRTPKFVKGVINLRGKVIPVMDLRLKFNMGEIPYTDRTCIIVVEIELETSTVLIGIVVDAVSEVLNIQENEIEETPAFGTALDTAYILGLAKINGGVKILLNIDKVLSTQEIDGIGKVS; translated from the coding sequence ATGGACCAATTGGCTAAAACAATGGACCAGGCAATCAAGACGACAACCATAAAAACCGGAAAATACCTGACATTTTCACTTGATGAAGAAGAGTATGGAATCTGTATTCTCAAGGTAAAGGAAATTATCGGCATGATGCCCATCACCGCTGTTCCACGAACCCCCAAATTTGTAAAAGGGGTTATCAACTTGCGTGGAAAGGTTATCCCGGTGATGGATCTGCGTTTGAAATTTAATATGGGAGAGATTCCCTATACCGACCGGACCTGTATCATTGTTGTGGAAATAGAGTTGGAAACCAGTACCGTATTAATCGGCATTGTGGTCGACGCAGTCTCAGAAGTGTTGAATATCCAGGAAAACGAAATCGAAGAGACTCCGGCCTTTGGCACGGCCCTGGATACTGCATATATCCTGGGGCTGGCAAAAATAAACGGGGGGGTTAAAATTCTTCTGAACATTGACAAGGTGCTGTCAACCCAGGAAATCGATGGCATCGGTAAGGTATCGTAA